One window of Triticum dicoccoides isolate Atlit2015 ecotype Zavitan chromosome 5A, WEW_v2.0, whole genome shotgun sequence genomic DNA carries:
- the LOC119299671 gene encoding formin-like protein 12 isoform X6 produces MALFRRLFYRKPPDRLLEIADRVYVFDCCFSTETMDQFKYKNYLDSIVLQLREQFADSSLMVLNFRDEGKSLVSGLFSLYRITVKDYPCQYLGCPLLPLDIVIHFLRLSERWLMFEGKQNILLMHCEKGGWPVLAFMLAALLLYRKQYNGEQRTLDMVYKQAPKELLQMLTTLNPQPSHVRYLQYICRMDYELGLPTQPIPFTLDCVILRGVPNFDGVGGCRPIVRVYGQDILTLDRGRNALATPFKAKKHVRRYRQADNMPVKLNVGSCVQGDVVLECLHVDDGLENERLMFRVMFNTFFIQSHILQLDFEHIDVSWDADHRFIKNFKAEVLFSEFDAESDASSEIASGDDDDDDDDDCGDEIEVGSADEFFEAEEIFSSLDLHDGHKDADFRSIASSDRTSSVEARKISPFSSLELSSDDIDGSPENKIDDMNMSFGILNDENACTSVDTNIMHEDITRVVSSLESTTDGGRDSINSSSATYIDKDDGCTVENSDSRQDRIVDPKQDLSHTDNVLVKEVIILETNSPKDIQMIKEVIISEVTAPKQVLEGEIELGNAVHNSESIILTEADSTEGLNIDIALKQDEGDSPREECVTSVNGTKQENNSNTDQPSISDTNVLVIEPADQNNRMEPPLVGRPHLQSTSATMILNSGEQKIKQSDASNNNGAAEQTEGTEASVSNSTGQPSNISSVNMLSEGFSLEANGTRTHASASTVTADSSRLALKKKTFLPLSTQRIFAPYSPRRNVLRSASTDLSFLSPLQTESNQNSVPSTSGRDAVTTPSVSPPPPSSTSLRSSLVNPPLRPIKTVSSLPSSSSLEAYIEMSTSYSPLSHVNPHPPLISLSPPRQPYPAKTHEKDLHAGSLSFPALPASNRYASHPPAPPPPPPSRTLCTKIISSTSISHHAQRREKGSCSSSPRRQTILNLGFSSLTLPSKSSIVMTDFILGASDFIDMEVTNRRNIPTDMYVPTTSEDTKYFFHMPHSLSPKTSQHSTPQPPPLLPLLPQLPLPITDSESVPLISSKSSSDCSYKEAATPPGKQPLSPPPLGANDPSSSKFKEEVPHEQPLDPPLEACKEFSWHELIIETPPSTVHIKEHGAIPTPPHPPSWHRGISPAHILTRQPRHPPSTPPAAPPLPPHLSLLPSLEPLPSPSVTPSTESLSSPHLPQTPALHINDISSLSAPPPSPPPPPPPPREHEVICPLPPISPKRHDVPSPPPPPPFGQHQALLPPSISQDHVIAPPPPLTRDARIPLPPPPPPRESAGNFPPHPIEGSPSPTLLECQVRAPIPPSPPFCEGKERIPPPISLEGNKTTPQPSLIRGREGTPLQDGFQGGAPPPTAPLGVHGGAPSPPPPPPVACRVAPPPPPPLPGGCEGPPPPPLLPPGAHSGAPPPPPLPGGYEVAPPPPPLPPGAYGGAAPPPPPPPGGYGGAPPPPPPGGIGGVPPPPPPIGGIGGTPTPPPPAGFRGGAPSPPPPPGGYGGTPPPPPPRGHGGVGGPPPPPGAPAPPMPPGIPGGPPPPPGVPGGPPPPPGGRGGPPPPGVRGLRSLGATSLTVARKSSLKPLHWVKVTRAMQGSVWAEIQKQDADSDSEFDVSELASLFTIAPKAKGGAKTEGAGKSIGSKTDKIHLMDIRRANNTEIMLTKIKMPLSEMMSAALALDDSVLDADQVENLIKFCPTKEEMELLKETRKLLESVNSSF; encoded by the exons ATGGCGCTGTTCCGGAGGCTGTTCTACCGGAAGCCGCCGGATCGGCTCCTCGAGATCGCAGACCGCGTCTACG TATTCGATTGTTGCTTCTCGACAGAAACCATGGATCAATTCAAATACAAGAATTACCTGGACAGCATTGTGTTGCAGCTCCGTGAGCAGTTTGCAGATTCTTCATTGATGGTATTAAACTTCAGAGATGAAGGAAAAAGTCTGGTTTCAGGCTTGTTCTCCCTGTACAGAATTACAGTCAAAGATTACCCCTGCCAATACTTAGGATGCCCATTGCTTCCTTTGGACATCGTCATCCACTTCCTCAGGCTGAGCGAGAGGTGGCTTATGTTTGAAGGGAAGCAAAATATTCTGCTAATGCACTGTGAGAAAGGCGGATGGCCAGTGTTGGCATTTATGCTTGCAGCTCTTCTTCTGTACCGGAAACAATACAATGGGGAACAAAGAACTCTGGACATGGTGTACAAGCAAGCACCGAAGGAGCTTCTTCAGATGTTAACAACATTAAATCCACAGCCTTCTCATGTTCGATATCTACAGTACATATGCAGAATGGACTACGAGTTAGGGTTGCCCACACAACCTATTCCTTTCACCCTGGATTGTGTAATTCTTAGAGGAGTACCAAATTTCGATGGGGTAGGTGGTTGTAGGCCAATAGTTCGAGTATATGGGCAGGATATTCTAACGCTTGATAGAGGTCGCAATGCTCTTGCAACACCATTCAAAGCCAAGAAACATGTTAGGCGTTACAGACAG GCAGACAACATGCCGGTGAAGTTAAATGTGGGATCATGCGTCCAAGGTGATGTGGTCCTTGAATGCTTGCATGTGGATGATGGCCTAGAAAATGAAAGGCTAATGTTTAGGGTGATGTTCAATACTTTCTTTATCCAGTCTCACATTTTACAGTTGGACTTTGAGCACATTGATGTCTCTTGGGATGCTGATCACCGGTTCATAAAGAACTTCAAAGCAGAG GTACTCTTTTCAGAGTTTGATGCTGAATCTGATGCGTCTTCCGAAATTGcatccggtgatgatgatgatgatgacgacgacgactgtGGTGATGAGATAGAAGTTGGCTCTGCTGATGAGTTCTTTGAAGCAGAAGAAATCTTCAGTAGTCTTGACTTACATGATGGACACAAGGATGCTGATTTTCGTTCCATAGCTTCTTCAGATCGTACTTCAAGCGTTGAAGCTAGGAAAATCTCACCATTTTCCAGTCTTGAGCTGAGCAGTGATGATATTGATGGATCACCAGAAAATAAAATCGATGACATGAATATGTCATTTGGAATACTAAATGATGAAAATGCATGCACATCTGTTGACACCAATATTATGCATGAAGATATAACGAGAGTAGTGTCAAGTTTGGAAAGTACAACAGATGGAGGCAGAGACAGCATCAATTCGAGTTCTGCTACCTACATAGATAAAGATGATGGCTGCACAGTTGAAAACAGCGATTCAAGGCAGGACAGGATAGTGGATCCCAAGCAAGACTTGAGTCATACTGATAACGTGCTGGTCAAAGAGGTGATTATATTGGAAACCAATAGTCCAAAGGACATTCAGATGATCAAAGAAGTAATCATATCTGAAGTCACCGCTCCAAAACAAGTGCTGGAGGGCGAGATTGAATTAGGCAATGCAGTCCACAATTCAGAAAGCATCATATTGACGGAGGCTGATAGTACTGAAGGACTTAACATTGACATTGCTCTCAAACAGGATGAGGGAGATAGTCCAAGAGAAGAATGCGTTACTTCTGTCAATGGCACCAAACAAGAAAACAACAGTAATACGGATCAACCTAGCATCAGTGACACAAACGTACTAGTGATTGAGCCCGCAGATCAGAATAACAGGATGGAGCCTCCACTAGTAGGGAGGCCACACCTGCAGAGCACAAGTGCTACCATGATTTTAAATTCTGGCGAGCAAAAgattaagcagtctgatgcttcCAATAACAATGGAGCTGCAGAACAAACAGAGGGAACGGAAGCTTCTGTATCCAACTCGACAGGCCAACCTTCGAATATTTCTTCTGTGAATATGCTATCTGAAGGTTTTAGCCTGGAAGCAAATGGCACTCGAACTCATGCCAGTGCAAGTACAGTTACAGCTGACTCGTCTCGACTGGCGCTAAAGAAAAAAACTTTTCTTCCTTTGTCAACACAACGTATTTTTGCTCCATACTCTCCCAGGCGTAATGTGCTCCGTTCAGCATCGACAGATTTGTCCTTTCTATCTCCATTGCAAACAGAATCTAATCAGAACTCTGTTCCTTCTACAAGCGGGAGGGATGCTGTTACTACACCTTCAGTGTCTCCACCGCCCCCATCCTCTACATCTCTGAGATCATCCCTAGTAAATCCCCCTCTACGACCAATCAAAACTGTTTCATCTTTACCTTCATCTTCATCATTGGAAGCATATATAGAGATGTCAACTTCCTATTCTCCATTATCACATGTTAACCCTCATCCTCCCTTGATATCATTATCACCACCTCGACAACCTTACCCAGCAAAGACACATGAAAAAGATTTACATGCAGGTAGTCTATCTTTTCCTGCTTTGCCTGCTTCCAACAGGTATGCATCTCACCCTCCAGCGCCACCCCCACCTCCTCCTTCACGTACTCTTTGTACTAAAATTATTTCAAGCACCTCAATATCTCATCATGCACAAAGAAGAGAAAAAGGGTCTTGCTCCTCTAGTCCTCGTAGACAAACTATTCTCAACCTAGGTTTTTCCTCTCTAACTTTACCATCCAAAAGTAGTATAGTGATGACAGACTTTATCTTAGGAGCCTCTGATTTTATAGACATGGAAGTAACAAACAGAAGAAATATACCAACTGACATGTATGTTCCAACTACCAGTGAAGATACAAAGTATTTCTTTCACATGCCTCATTCTTTATCTCCCAAAACTTCTCAACATAGTACACCACAGCCTCCACCTCTGCTTCCTCTACTGCCACAACTACCATTGCCAATTACAGATAGTGAATCAGTACCACTTATAAGCTCAAAGTCTTCTTCAGATTGTTCATATAAAGAAGCAGCAACACCACCAGGAAAACAACCCCTCTCTCCACCTCCACTTGGAGCAAATGATCCTTCAAGTTCAAAATTTAAAGAGGAAGTACCTCATGAACAGCCTTTAGATCCTCCTTTGGAAGCATGCAAGGAATTCTCGTGGCATGAACTGATCATTGAAACCCCACCCTCCACAGTTCATATAAAAGAACATGGAGCCATTCCAACCCCACCACATCCACCCAGCTGGCATAGGGGAATTTCACCTGCTCATATACTTACACGTCAACCCCGTCACCCACCTTCAACACCACCTGCAGCCCCGCCTTTGCCACCACACTTGTCTTTACTCCCATCTCTAGAACCTTTGCCCTCACCTTCAGTTACACCCTCAACAGAATCCTTGTCATCTCCCCATTTACCTCAAACACCAGCCCTTCATATAAATGATATATCATCCCTGTCTgccccaccaccatctccaccgcctcctccacctccgccTAGAGAGCATGAAGTAATTTGCCCTTTGCCTCCAATTTCACCTAAAAGGCATGATGTACCCtcacctccaccaccacctccttttGGACAACATCAAGCACTTTTGCCTCCTTCCATTTCCCAGGATCATGTAATAGCTCCACCTCCACCTCTAACAAGGGATGCTAGaattccgctgccaccaccacctccacctagaGAGAGCGCTGGGAATTTCCCTCCTCATCCTATTGAAGGAAGCCCATCTCCAACTCTACTAGAATGTCAAGTTAGAGCTCCAATTCCGCCATCACCTCCTTTTTGTGAAGGAAAGGAAAGAATTCCACCTCCAATTTCTCTTGAAGGAAATAAAACAACTCCACAGCCTTCTCTTATTAGAGGACGAGAAGGAACTCCACTGCAAGATGGATTTCAAGGTGGAGCTCCACCTCCAACAGCACCTCTTGGAGTGCATGGAGGggctccatcgccgccgccaccacctcctgtaGCATGTCGAgtggctccaccgccgccgccgccacttccCGGAGGATGCGAAgggccgcctccacctcctctgcTACCTCCTGGTGCACATAGtggagctccaccgccgccaccacttCCCGGGGGATACGAAGtggcacctccacctcctccgctaCCTCCTGGAGCCTATGGTGGggctgcaccgccgccgccgccacctcccggaGGATATGGAGgggcacctccacctcctccacctgGAGGAATCGGAGGAGTTCCACCTCCACCACCGCCTATTGGAGGGATAGGAGGTACTCCAACTCCTCCACCTCCCGCAGGATTTCGAGGTGGAgctccgtctcctcctcctcctcccggagGATATGGCGggactcctccaccacctcctcctagaGGGCATGGAGGAGTAGGTGGCCCCCCTCCCCCACCAGGTGCACCTGCTCCTCCAATGCCCCCCGGaatacctggtggcccccctccacctcCTGGagtacctggtggcccccctccacctcCTGGTGGACGAGGTGGCCCCCCTCCACCTGGTGTAAGAGGTCTTCGTTCCTTGGGCGCAACCTCACTTACTGTAGCACGGAAGTCATCTCTAAAACCACTGCACTGGGTCAAAGTAACAAGAGCAATGCAAGGAAGTGTATGGGCAGAAATTCAAAAGCAAGATGCTGATAG CGATTCTGAGTTCGATGTGAGTGAACTGGCATCTCTTTTCACTATTGCTCCAAAGGCAAAAGGTGGCGCAAAAACAGAAGGGGCTGGAAAATCTATTGGTTCCAAAACTGATAAGATTCACCTG ATGGATATAAGACGGGCAAATAACACAGAGATCATGTTGACGAAAATCAAAATGCCACTCTCCGAAATGATG
- the LOC119299671 gene encoding formin-like protein 12 isoform X3, with translation MALFRRLFYRKPPDRLLEIADRVYVFDCCFSTETMDQFKYKNYLDSIVLQLREQFADSSLMVLNFRDEGKSLVSGLFSLYRITVKDYPCQYLGCPLLPLDIVIHFLRLSERWLMFEGKQNILLMHCEKGGWPVLAFMLAALLLYRKQYNGEQRTLDMVYKQAPKELLQMLTTLNPQPSHVRYLQYICRMDYELGLPTQPIPFTLDCVILRGVPNFDGVGGCRPIVRVYGQDILTLDRGRNALATPFKAKKHVRRYRQADNMPVKLNVGSCVQGDVVLECLHVDDGLENERLMFRVMFNTFFIQSHILQLDFEHIDVSWDADHRFIKNFKAEVLFSEFDAESDASSEIASGDDDDDDDDDCGDEIEVGSADEFFEAEEIFSSLDLHDGHKDADFRSIASSDRTSSVEARKISPFSSLELSSDDIDGSPENKIDDMNMSFGILNDENACTSVDTNIMHEDITRVVSSLESTTDGGRDSINSSSATYIDKDDGCTVENSDSRQDRIVDPKQDLSHTDNVLVKEVIILETNSPKDIQMIKEVIISEVTAPKQVLEGEIELGNAVHNSESIILTEADSTEGLNIDIALKQDEGDSPREECVTSVNGTKQENNSNTDQPSISDTNVLVIEPADQNNRMEPPLVGRPHLQSTSATMILNSGEQKIKQSDASNNNGAAEQTEGTEASVSNSTGQPSNISSVNMLSEGFSLEANGTRTHASASTVTADSSRLALKKKTFLPLSTQRIFAPYSPRRNVLRSASTDLSFLSPLQTESNQNSVPSTSGRDAVTTPSVSPPPPSSTSLRSSLVNPPLRPIKTVSSLPSSSSLEAYIEMSTSYSPLSHVNPHPPLISLSPPRQPYPAKTHEKDLHAGSLSFPALPASNRYASHPPAPPPPPPSRTLCTKIISSTSISHHAQRREKGSCSSSPRRQTILNLGFSSLTLPSKSSIVMTDFILGASDFIDMEVTNRRNIPTDMYVPTTSEDTKYFFHMPHSLSPKTSQHSTPQPPPLLPLLPQLPLPITDSESVPLISSKSSSDCSYKEAATPPGKQPLSPPPLGANDPSSSKFKEEVPHEQPLDPPLEACKEFSWHELIIETPPSTVHIKEHGAIPTPPHPPSWHRGISPAHILTRQPRHPPSTPPAAPPLPPHLSLLPSLEPLPSPSVTPSTESLSSPHLPQTPALHINDISSLSAPPPSPPPPPPPPREHEVICPLPPISPKRHDVPSPPPPPPFGQHQALLPPSISQDHVIAPPPPLTRDARIPLPPPPPPRESAGNFPPHPIEGSPSPTLLECQVRAPIPPSPPFCEGKERIPPPISLEGNKTTPQPSLIRGREGTPLQDGFQGGAPPPTAPLGVHGGAPSPPPPPPVACRVAPPPPPPLPGGCEGPPPPPLLPPGAHSGAPPPPPLPGGYEVAPPPPPLPPGAYGGAAPPPPPPPGGYGGAPPPPPPGGIGGVPPPPPPIGGIGGTPTPPPPAGFRGGAPSPPPPPGGYGGTPPPPPPRGHGGVGGPPPPPGAPAPPMPPGIPGGPPPPPGVPGGPPPPPGGRGGPPPPGVRGLRSLGATSLTVARKSSLKPLHWVKVTRAMQGSVWAEIQKQDADSDSEFDVSELASLFTIAPKAKGGAKTEGAGKSIGSKTDKIHLMDIRRANNTEIMLTKIKMPLSEMMSAALALDDSVLDADQVENLIKFCPTKEEMELLKNFTGDKETLGKCEQFFLELMKVPRIESKFRIFAFKIQFQTQIRDVRKNLLTVASACEELRGSEKLKVIMKNILLIGNTLNEGTPRGQAVGFRLDSILKLVETRATSSRTTLMHFLCKESHQNYWIFMRI, from the exons ATGGCGCTGTTCCGGAGGCTGTTCTACCGGAAGCCGCCGGATCGGCTCCTCGAGATCGCAGACCGCGTCTACG TATTCGATTGTTGCTTCTCGACAGAAACCATGGATCAATTCAAATACAAGAATTACCTGGACAGCATTGTGTTGCAGCTCCGTGAGCAGTTTGCAGATTCTTCATTGATGGTATTAAACTTCAGAGATGAAGGAAAAAGTCTGGTTTCAGGCTTGTTCTCCCTGTACAGAATTACAGTCAAAGATTACCCCTGCCAATACTTAGGATGCCCATTGCTTCCTTTGGACATCGTCATCCACTTCCTCAGGCTGAGCGAGAGGTGGCTTATGTTTGAAGGGAAGCAAAATATTCTGCTAATGCACTGTGAGAAAGGCGGATGGCCAGTGTTGGCATTTATGCTTGCAGCTCTTCTTCTGTACCGGAAACAATACAATGGGGAACAAAGAACTCTGGACATGGTGTACAAGCAAGCACCGAAGGAGCTTCTTCAGATGTTAACAACATTAAATCCACAGCCTTCTCATGTTCGATATCTACAGTACATATGCAGAATGGACTACGAGTTAGGGTTGCCCACACAACCTATTCCTTTCACCCTGGATTGTGTAATTCTTAGAGGAGTACCAAATTTCGATGGGGTAGGTGGTTGTAGGCCAATAGTTCGAGTATATGGGCAGGATATTCTAACGCTTGATAGAGGTCGCAATGCTCTTGCAACACCATTCAAAGCCAAGAAACATGTTAGGCGTTACAGACAG GCAGACAACATGCCGGTGAAGTTAAATGTGGGATCATGCGTCCAAGGTGATGTGGTCCTTGAATGCTTGCATGTGGATGATGGCCTAGAAAATGAAAGGCTAATGTTTAGGGTGATGTTCAATACTTTCTTTATCCAGTCTCACATTTTACAGTTGGACTTTGAGCACATTGATGTCTCTTGGGATGCTGATCACCGGTTCATAAAGAACTTCAAAGCAGAG GTACTCTTTTCAGAGTTTGATGCTGAATCTGATGCGTCTTCCGAAATTGcatccggtgatgatgatgatgatgacgacgacgactgtGGTGATGAGATAGAAGTTGGCTCTGCTGATGAGTTCTTTGAAGCAGAAGAAATCTTCAGTAGTCTTGACTTACATGATGGACACAAGGATGCTGATTTTCGTTCCATAGCTTCTTCAGATCGTACTTCAAGCGTTGAAGCTAGGAAAATCTCACCATTTTCCAGTCTTGAGCTGAGCAGTGATGATATTGATGGATCACCAGAAAATAAAATCGATGACATGAATATGTCATTTGGAATACTAAATGATGAAAATGCATGCACATCTGTTGACACCAATATTATGCATGAAGATATAACGAGAGTAGTGTCAAGTTTGGAAAGTACAACAGATGGAGGCAGAGACAGCATCAATTCGAGTTCTGCTACCTACATAGATAAAGATGATGGCTGCACAGTTGAAAACAGCGATTCAAGGCAGGACAGGATAGTGGATCCCAAGCAAGACTTGAGTCATACTGATAACGTGCTGGTCAAAGAGGTGATTATATTGGAAACCAATAGTCCAAAGGACATTCAGATGATCAAAGAAGTAATCATATCTGAAGTCACCGCTCCAAAACAAGTGCTGGAGGGCGAGATTGAATTAGGCAATGCAGTCCACAATTCAGAAAGCATCATATTGACGGAGGCTGATAGTACTGAAGGACTTAACATTGACATTGCTCTCAAACAGGATGAGGGAGATAGTCCAAGAGAAGAATGCGTTACTTCTGTCAATGGCACCAAACAAGAAAACAACAGTAATACGGATCAACCTAGCATCAGTGACACAAACGTACTAGTGATTGAGCCCGCAGATCAGAATAACAGGATGGAGCCTCCACTAGTAGGGAGGCCACACCTGCAGAGCACAAGTGCTACCATGATTTTAAATTCTGGCGAGCAAAAgattaagcagtctgatgcttcCAATAACAATGGAGCTGCAGAACAAACAGAGGGAACGGAAGCTTCTGTATCCAACTCGACAGGCCAACCTTCGAATATTTCTTCTGTGAATATGCTATCTGAAGGTTTTAGCCTGGAAGCAAATGGCACTCGAACTCATGCCAGTGCAAGTACAGTTACAGCTGACTCGTCTCGACTGGCGCTAAAGAAAAAAACTTTTCTTCCTTTGTCAACACAACGTATTTTTGCTCCATACTCTCCCAGGCGTAATGTGCTCCGTTCAGCATCGACAGATTTGTCCTTTCTATCTCCATTGCAAACAGAATCTAATCAGAACTCTGTTCCTTCTACAAGCGGGAGGGATGCTGTTACTACACCTTCAGTGTCTCCACCGCCCCCATCCTCTACATCTCTGAGATCATCCCTAGTAAATCCCCCTCTACGACCAATCAAAACTGTTTCATCTTTACCTTCATCTTCATCATTGGAAGCATATATAGAGATGTCAACTTCCTATTCTCCATTATCACATGTTAACCCTCATCCTCCCTTGATATCATTATCACCACCTCGACAACCTTACCCAGCAAAGACACATGAAAAAGATTTACATGCAGGTAGTCTATCTTTTCCTGCTTTGCCTGCTTCCAACAGGTATGCATCTCACCCTCCAGCGCCACCCCCACCTCCTCCTTCACGTACTCTTTGTACTAAAATTATTTCAAGCACCTCAATATCTCATCATGCACAAAGAAGAGAAAAAGGGTCTTGCTCCTCTAGTCCTCGTAGACAAACTATTCTCAACCTAGGTTTTTCCTCTCTAACTTTACCATCCAAAAGTAGTATAGTGATGACAGACTTTATCTTAGGAGCCTCTGATTTTATAGACATGGAAGTAACAAACAGAAGAAATATACCAACTGACATGTATGTTCCAACTACCAGTGAAGATACAAAGTATTTCTTTCACATGCCTCATTCTTTATCTCCCAAAACTTCTCAACATAGTACACCACAGCCTCCACCTCTGCTTCCTCTACTGCCACAACTACCATTGCCAATTACAGATAGTGAATCAGTACCACTTATAAGCTCAAAGTCTTCTTCAGATTGTTCATATAAAGAAGCAGCAACACCACCAGGAAAACAACCCCTCTCTCCACCTCCACTTGGAGCAAATGATCCTTCAAGTTCAAAATTTAAAGAGGAAGTACCTCATGAACAGCCTTTAGATCCTCCTTTGGAAGCATGCAAGGAATTCTCGTGGCATGAACTGATCATTGAAACCCCACCCTCCACAGTTCATATAAAAGAACATGGAGCCATTCCAACCCCACCACATCCACCCAGCTGGCATAGGGGAATTTCACCTGCTCATATACTTACACGTCAACCCCGTCACCCACCTTCAACACCACCTGCAGCCCCGCCTTTGCCACCACACTTGTCTTTACTCCCATCTCTAGAACCTTTGCCCTCACCTTCAGTTACACCCTCAACAGAATCCTTGTCATCTCCCCATTTACCTCAAACACCAGCCCTTCATATAAATGATATATCATCCCTGTCTgccccaccaccatctccaccgcctcctccacctccgccTAGAGAGCATGAAGTAATTTGCCCTTTGCCTCCAATTTCACCTAAAAGGCATGATGTACCCtcacctccaccaccacctccttttGGACAACATCAAGCACTTTTGCCTCCTTCCATTTCCCAGGATCATGTAATAGCTCCACCTCCACCTCTAACAAGGGATGCTAGaattccgctgccaccaccacctccacctagaGAGAGCGCTGGGAATTTCCCTCCTCATCCTATTGAAGGAAGCCCATCTCCAACTCTACTAGAATGTCAAGTTAGAGCTCCAATTCCGCCATCACCTCCTTTTTGTGAAGGAAAGGAAAGAATTCCACCTCCAATTTCTCTTGAAGGAAATAAAACAACTCCACAGCCTTCTCTTATTAGAGGACGAGAAGGAACTCCACTGCAAGATGGATTTCAAGGTGGAGCTCCACCTCCAACAGCACCTCTTGGAGTGCATGGAGGggctccatcgccgccgccaccacctcctgtaGCATGTCGAgtggctccaccgccgccgccgccacttccCGGAGGATGCGAAgggccgcctccacctcctctgcTACCTCCTGGTGCACATAGtggagctccaccgccgccaccacttCCCGGGGGATACGAAGtggcacctccacctcctccgctaCCTCCTGGAGCCTATGGTGGggctgcaccgccgccgccgccacctcccggaGGATATGGAGgggcacctccacctcctccacctgGAGGAATCGGAGGAGTTCCACCTCCACCACCGCCTATTGGAGGGATAGGAGGTACTCCAACTCCTCCACCTCCCGCAGGATTTCGAGGTGGAgctccgtctcctcctcctcctcccggagGATATGGCGggactcctccaccacctcctcctagaGGGCATGGAGGAGTAGGTGGCCCCCCTCCCCCACCAGGTGCACCTGCTCCTCCAATGCCCCCCGGaatacctggtggcccccctccacctcCTGGagtacctggtggcccccctccacctcCTGGTGGACGAGGTGGCCCCCCTCCACCTGGTGTAAGAGGTCTTCGTTCCTTGGGCGCAACCTCACTTACTGTAGCACGGAAGTCATCTCTAAAACCACTGCACTGGGTCAAAGTAACAAGAGCAATGCAAGGAAGTGTATGGGCAGAAATTCAAAAGCAAGATGCTGATAG CGATTCTGAGTTCGATGTGAGTGAACTGGCATCTCTTTTCACTATTGCTCCAAAGGCAAAAGGTGGCGCAAAAACAGAAGGGGCTGGAAAATCTATTGGTTCCAAAACTGATAAGATTCACCTG ATGGATATAAGACGGGCAAATAACACAGAGATCATGTTGACGAAAATCAAAATGCCACTCTCCGAAATGATG